In one Lolium rigidum isolate FL_2022 chromosome 3, APGP_CSIRO_Lrig_0.1, whole genome shotgun sequence genomic region, the following are encoded:
- the LOC124697280 gene encoding probable protein kinase At2g41970, whose product MWCPATRRALARRPHVGHIQVVFPPTTTSWQQLEAEFCAQLSVVSRLKSEHFTQMLGYCLELNNRIVLYEYATNGSLYDILHGKKGVQGAEPGPALTWSQRARVALGAARGLEYLHEKVQPSVIHRDVRSSNVLVFDGHDGKIADFNLTNQSPDTAARLHSTKVLGTLGYHAPEYAMTGCLTQKSDVYSFGVVLLELLTGRKPVDHTMPKGQQSLVTWATPRLSEDKVKQCIDPKLNNDYPPKAVAKLAAVAALCVQYEADFRPNMTIVVKALQPLVNARPAGDH is encoded by the exons ATGTGGTGCCCCGCAACGCGCCGCGCTCTCGCTCGCAGGCCGCACGTAGGCCACATTCAAGTCGTCTTTCCGCCAACCACCACCAGCTGGCAGCAGCTGGAGGCCGAGTTCTGCGCGCAGCTGTCGGTGGTGTCGAGGCTCAAGAGCGAGCACTTCACCCAGATGCTGGGCTATTGCCTGGAGCTCAACAACCGCATCGTGCTCTACGAGTACGCCACTAACGGCTCCCTCTACGACATCCTGCACGGCAAGAAGGGCGTGCAGGGCGCCGAGCCGGGGCCGGCGCTCACCTGGAGCCAGCGCGCCAGGGTGGCGCTCGGCGCCGCCAGGGGCCTCGAGTACCTGCACGAGAAGGTGCAGCCGTCCGTGATCCACCGCGACGTGCGATCCAGCAACGTGCTCGTCTTCGACGGCCACGACGGCAAGATCGCCGACTTCAACCTCACCAACCAGTCACCCGACACCGCCGCGCGGCTCCACTCCACCAAGGTCCTCGGCACCTTAGGCTACCACGCGCCCGAGTACGCCATGACGGGGTGCCTCACGCAGAAGAGCGACGTATACAGCTTCGGGGTCGTCCTCCTCGAGCTCCTCACCGGAAGGAAGCCCGTCGATCACACCATGCCCAAGGGCCAGCAGAGCCTCGTCACCTGG GCCACTCCGAGGCTGAGCGAGGACAAGGTCAAGCAATGCATCGACCCCAAACTCAACAACGACTACCCACCAAAAGCAGTGGCCAAG CTCGCTGCGGTGGCGGCGCTGTGTGTGCAGTACGAAGCCGATTTCAGGCCCAACATGACCATTGTCGTCAAGGCTCTGCAGCCCCTTGTCAATGCCCGGCCGGCTGGAGATCACTAG